A single window of Channa argus isolate prfri chromosome 2, Channa argus male v1.0, whole genome shotgun sequence DNA harbors:
- the ppfia1 gene encoding liprin-alpha-1 isoform X5, with the protein MMCEVMPTISEAEGPGGGGGSGRRGSGSPLQSDSEGHFESLMVSMLEERDRLLETLRETQENLGLTQSKLHEVSHERDSLQRQLNTALPQEFAALTKELNVCREQLLEKEEEIAELKAERNNTRLLLEHLECLVSRHERSLRMTVVKRQAQSPAGVSSEVEVLKALKSLFEHHKALDEKVRERLRVALERCSALEEQLTMSHKELAYLREQNGQKRGLADGTSEVNHNSENTPSTNGKRSSDGSLSQEEESGPGFGKVSELQEVVDRQTADLGQMKERIAAMASRVSELEEDLDTARKDLIKSEDMNTRLQRDLRESMAQKEDMEERITTLEKRYLAAQREATSVHDLNDKLENEVANKEALYRQTEERNRQLQEKLELAEQKLQQTLRKAETLPEVEAELAQRVAALTKCVLCGSKGAQIQKKAEERHGNVEERLRQLEAQLEEKNQELLRARQREKMNEEHNKRLSETVDKLLSESNERLQLHLKERMSALEDKNALIRELEHTKKLIEDSHHEKEQLLIQIETMRAENEHGRSRSNSLLHGRSQLGSTPDFRYPVSASSMMDSNSDHYGSALVLRRPQKGRLAALRDEPSKVQTLNEQEWERMQQANVLANVAQAFESDMDASDLEEDRETVFSSVDLLSPGGQADAQTLALMLQEQLDAINNEIRMIQEEKDSTAIRAEEIECRVGSGDSLGGRFRSMSSIPPSLCAGSSLGGSPPGSGHSTPRRIPRSPNRELDRMGVMTLPSDLRKHRRKSAQDDKATIRCETSPPTTPRSMRLNRDAGHAASQEDIRDIRGLAGLQDGQGSNPSSSNSSQDSLNKAAKKKSIKSSIGRLFGKKEKGRPSIPGKDSPSQAGTPEAESSPKDGLGMGTLGGPAEKNRKLQKNPKTGHELLEEARRQGLPFAQWDGPTVVVWLELWVGMPAWYVAACRANVKSGAIMSALSDTEIQREIGISNPLHRLKLRLAIQEIMSLTSPSAPPTSRTTTGNVWVTHEEMESLAATPPTTLAYGDMNHEWIGNEWLPSLGLPQYRSYFMESLVDARMLDHLTKKDLRGQLKMVDSFHRNSFQCGVMCLRRLNYDRKDLERRREETQLEFKDVLVWSNERVISWVQAIGLKEYSGNLYESGVHGALIALDESFDHNALALLLQIPTQNTQARTTLEREYNSLLAIGTDRRMEEDDDKNFRRAPSWRKKFRPKDMRGMSLGASDTLPANFRVTSSTVASPSTQPKRSPMDGNRWSDDEGEFPKYKTRMMN; encoded by the exons CTCCTGCTGGAACACTTGGAGTGCCTGGTTTCTCGGCATGAGCGCAGTCTGAGGATGACAGTGGTGAAGAGGCAGGCTCAGTCTCCAGCAGGCGTGTCAAGTGAAGTGGAGGTGCTCAAGGCCCTTAAGTCACTTTTTGAACATCACAAAGCCCTCGATGAGAAG GTGAGGGAGCGACTACGTGTTGCTTTGGAAAGATGCAGCGCTTTGGAGGAACAGCTTACCATGTCTCACAAAGAG TTGGCTTACCTCAGGGAACAGAACGGCCAGAAAAGAGGTTTGGCAGATGGAACCAGTGAGGTCAACCACAACTCTGAAAACACACCAAGCACTAATGGCAAG CGGTCGTCAGATGGTTCATTGAGCCAGGAGGAGGAGTCGGGACCTGGGTTCGGGAAGGTTAGTGAGCTTCAGGAAGTGGTGGACCGTCAGACGGCCGATCTGGGTCAGATGAAGGAGCGCATTGCTGCTATGGCCTCACGTGTCAGTGAGCTGGAGGAAGACCTGGACACAGCCCGAAAAGACCTCATTAAATCTGAAGACATGAATACACGGCTACAGAGAGACCTGAGGGAG tcaATGGCACAGAAGGAAGACATGGAGGAGAGGATCACAACCCTGGAAAAGCGCTACCTGGCAGCACAACGGGAGGCTACCTCCGTCCACGACCTCAACGACAAGCTGGAGAATGAAGTGGCCAACAAGGAGGCTCTTTACAGACAA ACCGAGGAGAGAAACCGACAACTCCAGGAGAAACTGGAGCTCGCTGAGCAGAAGCTGCAGCAGACTCTTCGCAAGGCAGAAACTCTGCCTGAGGTGGAAGCAGAATTAGCCCAAAGGGTAGCTGCTCTTACAAAG TGTGTTCTGTGTGGCTCTAAAGGTGCTCAGATTCAGAAGAAG GCAGAAGAACGTCATGGCAATGTTGAAGAGAGATTGAGGCAGCTGGAGGCTCAGCTGGAGGAGAAGAACCAGGAACTGCTAAGG GCACGGCAGCGagagaaaatgaatgaggagCACAACAAGCGTCTATCTGAAACAGTGGACAAGCTTCTCTCGGAGTCGAATGAGAGACTTCAACTTCACCTCAAAGAGAGGATGTCTGCTCTGGAGGATAAG aATGCCCTGATAAGAGAACTGGAGCACACCAAGAAATTGATTGAGGACTCTCACCATGAAAAG gaacaACTTCTGATCCAAATTGAGACTATGAGGGCAGAGAACGAGCACGGTAGGAGCCGGAGCAACTCCTTACTACACGG TCGCTCTCAGCTGGGTAGCACGCCAGATTTTAGATATCCAGTGTCAGCTTCATCAATGATGGACAGTAACTCGGACCATTATGGTAGTGCTCTGGTGCTGAGACGGCCTCAGAAGGGACGATTGGCAGCTCTTCGGGACGAGCCGTCCAAG GTGCAGACTTTGAATGAGCAGGAGTGGGAGCGCATGCAGCAGGCCAACGTTCTGGCAAATGTGGCCCAGGCTTTTGAGAGTGACATGGACGCCTCAGACctagaggaagacagagagacagtttTCAGCTCTGTGGACCTGCTGTCCCCTGGTGGCCAGGCCGACGCACAGACTCTTGCCCTAATGCTGCAGGAGCAGTTGGATGCTATCAACAATGAAATCAG AATGATCCAGGAGGAGAAGGACAGCACAGCCATTCGGGCAGAGGAGATTGAGTGCAGAGTAGGCAGCGGTGACAGCCTTGGAGGACGTTTCCGCTCTATGAGCTCCATCCCTCCATCACTGTGTGCAGGCTCATCGTTGGGTGGCTCTCCCCCGGGCTCTGGCCACTCCACCCCCAGACGCATTCCCCGTAGCCCCAACAGAGAGCTAGACCGCATGGGTGTCATGACCTTG CCTAGTGACCTGCGCAAGCACCGCAGGAAG TCGGCTCAGGATGACAAGGCCACTATCCGATGTGAGACTTCACCACCGACCACTCCACGCTCCATGCGCCTGAACAGAGATGCAGGACATGCTGCCAGCCAGGAAGACATTAGAGACATTCGTGG TCTGGCTGGTCTGCAGGACGGCCAAGGTAGTAACCCCAGCAGTAGTAATAGCAGCCAGGACTCCCTCAACAAAGCAGCCAAGAAGAAGAGCATCAAGTCTTCCATTGGACGCCTGTTTGGAAAGAAGGAGAAGGGCCGACCCAGCATTCCCGGCAAGGACTCACCTAGCCAAG CTGGCACTCCTGAGGCAGAGAGCTCTCCCAAAGATGGCCTAGGAATGGGCACGCTGGGAGGCCCTGCGGAGAAGAACAGGAAGCTGCAGAAAAA TCCAAAGACAGG GCATGAATTACTAGAAGAGGCTCGCAGGCAGGGCCTTCCATTCGCCCAGTGGGATGGACCAACTGTTGTCGTTTGGCTGGAG CTGTGGGTGGGCATGCCAGCCTGGTATGTGGCTGCATGTCGTGCCAATGTAAAGAGTGGAGCCATTATGTCGGCACTGTCAGACACAGAGATCCAAAGGGAGATTGGAATCAGCAACCCGTTACATCGCCTGAAACTTCGCCTGGCCATCCAGGAGATCATGTCTCTCACCAGCCCTTCTGCTCCACCCACCTCAAGAACG ACCACAGGAAACGTTTGGGTCACTCATGAAGAAATGGAAAGTTTGGCAGCCACACCTCCCACG ACACTGGCATATGGAGACATGAACCACGAGTGGATAGGTAATGAGTGGCTACCCAGTCTGGGCTTGCCACAGTACCGCTCCTACTTCATGGAGTCCCTGGTGGATGCCCGCATGCTTGACCACCTCACCAAGAAGGATCTTAGAGGACAGCTAAAAATGGTGGACAGCTTTCACAG GAATAGTTTTCAGTGCGGAGTGATGTGTCTGAGGAGGCTCAACTACGACAGAAAGGAtctggagaggaggagggaagagaCCCAGCTGGAGTTTAAAG ATGTACTCGTATGGAGTAACGAGCGTGTGATCAGCTGGGTTCAGGCCATTGGACTGAAAGAGTACAGTGGAAACCTCTACGAGAGTGGAGTCCACGGAGCACTGATTGCCCTCGATGAATCGTTTGATCACAACGCTCTAGCTCTACTGCTGCAGATCCCTACACAGaacacacag GCCAGAACAACTCTTGAGCGTGAGTACAACAGTCTGCTGGCCATAGGCACAGACAGGAGAATGGAGGAG GATGACGATAAAAACTTTCGCCGAGCTCCCTCATGGCGGAAGAAGTTCCGACCCAAAGACATGAGGGGAATGTCCTTGGGTGCGTCAGACACCCTTCCTGCCAACTTTCGAGTGACCAGTAGCACCGTGGCGTCTCCTTCCACGCAGCCAAAGAGGAGCCCGATGGATG GTAACCGCTGGTCAGACGATGAAGGGGAGTTCCCCAAGTATAAGACCAGGATGAtgaactga
- the ppfia1 gene encoding liprin-alpha-1 isoform X20, whose protein sequence is MMCEVMPTISEAEGPGGGGGSGRRGSGSPLQSDSEGHFESLMVSMLEERDRLLETLRETQENLGLTQSKLHEVSHERDSLQRQLNTALPQEFAALTKELNVCREQLLEKEEEIAELKAERNNTRLLLEHLECLVSRHERSLRMTVVKRQAQSPAGVSSEVEVLKALKSLFEHHKALDEKVRERLRVALERCSALEEQLTMSHKELAYLREQNGQKRGLADGTSEVNHNSENTPSTNGKRSSDGSLSQEEESGPGFGKVSELQEVVDRQTADLGQMKERIAAMASRVSELEEDLDTARKDLIKSEDMNTRLQRDLRESMAQKEDMEERITTLEKRYLAAQREATSVHDLNDKLENEVANKEALYRQTEERNRQLQEKLELAEQKLQQTLRKAETLPEVEAELAQRVAALTKAEERHGNVEERLRQLEAQLEEKNQELLRARQREKMNEEHNKRLSETVDKLLSESNERLQLHLKERMSALEDKNALIRELEHTKKLIEDSHHEKEQLLIQIETMRAENEHGRSRSNSLLHGRSQLGSTPDFRYPVSASSMMDSNSDHYGSALVLRRPQKGRLAALRDEPSKVQTLNEQEWERMQQANVLANVAQAFESDMDASDLEEDRETVFSSVDLLSPGGQADAQTLALMLQEQLDAINNEIRMIQEEKDSTAIRAEEIECRVGSGDSLGGRFRSMSSIPPSLCAGSSLGGSPPGSGHSTPRRIPRSPNRELDRMGVMTLPSDLRKHRRKSAQDDKATIRCETSPPTTPRSMRLNRDAGHAASQEDIRDIRGLAGLQDGQGSNPSSSNSSQDSLNKAAKKKSIKSSIGRLFGKKEKGRPSIPGKDSPSQAGTPEAESSPKDGLGMGTLGGPAEKNRKLQKKHELLEEARRQGLPFAQWDGPTVVVWLELWVGMPAWYVAACRANVKSGAIMSALSDTEIQREIGISNPLHRLKLRLAIQEIMSLTSPSAPPTSRTTTGNVWVTHEEMESLAATPPTTLAYGDMNHEWIGNEWLPSLGLPQYRSYFMESLVDARMLDHLTKKDLRGQLKMVDSFHRNSFQCGVMCLRRLNYDRKDLERRREETQLEFKDVLVWSNERVISWVQAIGLKEYSGNLYESGVHGALIALDESFDHNALALLLQIPTQNTQARTTLEREYNSLLAIGTDRRMEEDDDKNFRRAPSWRKKFRPKDMRGMSLGASDTLPANFRVTSSTVASPSTQPKRSPMDGNRWSDDEGEFPKYKTRMMN, encoded by the exons CTCCTGCTGGAACACTTGGAGTGCCTGGTTTCTCGGCATGAGCGCAGTCTGAGGATGACAGTGGTGAAGAGGCAGGCTCAGTCTCCAGCAGGCGTGTCAAGTGAAGTGGAGGTGCTCAAGGCCCTTAAGTCACTTTTTGAACATCACAAAGCCCTCGATGAGAAG GTGAGGGAGCGACTACGTGTTGCTTTGGAAAGATGCAGCGCTTTGGAGGAACAGCTTACCATGTCTCACAAAGAG TTGGCTTACCTCAGGGAACAGAACGGCCAGAAAAGAGGTTTGGCAGATGGAACCAGTGAGGTCAACCACAACTCTGAAAACACACCAAGCACTAATGGCAAG CGGTCGTCAGATGGTTCATTGAGCCAGGAGGAGGAGTCGGGACCTGGGTTCGGGAAGGTTAGTGAGCTTCAGGAAGTGGTGGACCGTCAGACGGCCGATCTGGGTCAGATGAAGGAGCGCATTGCTGCTATGGCCTCACGTGTCAGTGAGCTGGAGGAAGACCTGGACACAGCCCGAAAAGACCTCATTAAATCTGAAGACATGAATACACGGCTACAGAGAGACCTGAGGGAG tcaATGGCACAGAAGGAAGACATGGAGGAGAGGATCACAACCCTGGAAAAGCGCTACCTGGCAGCACAACGGGAGGCTACCTCCGTCCACGACCTCAACGACAAGCTGGAGAATGAAGTGGCCAACAAGGAGGCTCTTTACAGACAA ACCGAGGAGAGAAACCGACAACTCCAGGAGAAACTGGAGCTCGCTGAGCAGAAGCTGCAGCAGACTCTTCGCAAGGCAGAAACTCTGCCTGAGGTGGAAGCAGAATTAGCCCAAAGGGTAGCTGCTCTTACAAAG GCAGAAGAACGTCATGGCAATGTTGAAGAGAGATTGAGGCAGCTGGAGGCTCAGCTGGAGGAGAAGAACCAGGAACTGCTAAGG GCACGGCAGCGagagaaaatgaatgaggagCACAACAAGCGTCTATCTGAAACAGTGGACAAGCTTCTCTCGGAGTCGAATGAGAGACTTCAACTTCACCTCAAAGAGAGGATGTCTGCTCTGGAGGATAAG aATGCCCTGATAAGAGAACTGGAGCACACCAAGAAATTGATTGAGGACTCTCACCATGAAAAG gaacaACTTCTGATCCAAATTGAGACTATGAGGGCAGAGAACGAGCACGGTAGGAGCCGGAGCAACTCCTTACTACACGG TCGCTCTCAGCTGGGTAGCACGCCAGATTTTAGATATCCAGTGTCAGCTTCATCAATGATGGACAGTAACTCGGACCATTATGGTAGTGCTCTGGTGCTGAGACGGCCTCAGAAGGGACGATTGGCAGCTCTTCGGGACGAGCCGTCCAAG GTGCAGACTTTGAATGAGCAGGAGTGGGAGCGCATGCAGCAGGCCAACGTTCTGGCAAATGTGGCCCAGGCTTTTGAGAGTGACATGGACGCCTCAGACctagaggaagacagagagacagtttTCAGCTCTGTGGACCTGCTGTCCCCTGGTGGCCAGGCCGACGCACAGACTCTTGCCCTAATGCTGCAGGAGCAGTTGGATGCTATCAACAATGAAATCAG AATGATCCAGGAGGAGAAGGACAGCACAGCCATTCGGGCAGAGGAGATTGAGTGCAGAGTAGGCAGCGGTGACAGCCTTGGAGGACGTTTCCGCTCTATGAGCTCCATCCCTCCATCACTGTGTGCAGGCTCATCGTTGGGTGGCTCTCCCCCGGGCTCTGGCCACTCCACCCCCAGACGCATTCCCCGTAGCCCCAACAGAGAGCTAGACCGCATGGGTGTCATGACCTTG CCTAGTGACCTGCGCAAGCACCGCAGGAAG TCGGCTCAGGATGACAAGGCCACTATCCGATGTGAGACTTCACCACCGACCACTCCACGCTCCATGCGCCTGAACAGAGATGCAGGACATGCTGCCAGCCAGGAAGACATTAGAGACATTCGTGG TCTGGCTGGTCTGCAGGACGGCCAAGGTAGTAACCCCAGCAGTAGTAATAGCAGCCAGGACTCCCTCAACAAAGCAGCCAAGAAGAAGAGCATCAAGTCTTCCATTGGACGCCTGTTTGGAAAGAAGGAGAAGGGCCGACCCAGCATTCCCGGCAAGGACTCACCTAGCCAAG CTGGCACTCCTGAGGCAGAGAGCTCTCCCAAAGATGGCCTAGGAATGGGCACGCTGGGAGGCCCTGCGGAGAAGAACAGGAAGCTGCAGAAAAA GCATGAATTACTAGAAGAGGCTCGCAGGCAGGGCCTTCCATTCGCCCAGTGGGATGGACCAACTGTTGTCGTTTGGCTGGAG CTGTGGGTGGGCATGCCAGCCTGGTATGTGGCTGCATGTCGTGCCAATGTAAAGAGTGGAGCCATTATGTCGGCACTGTCAGACACAGAGATCCAAAGGGAGATTGGAATCAGCAACCCGTTACATCGCCTGAAACTTCGCCTGGCCATCCAGGAGATCATGTCTCTCACCAGCCCTTCTGCTCCACCCACCTCAAGAACG ACCACAGGAAACGTTTGGGTCACTCATGAAGAAATGGAAAGTTTGGCAGCCACACCTCCCACG ACACTGGCATATGGAGACATGAACCACGAGTGGATAGGTAATGAGTGGCTACCCAGTCTGGGCTTGCCACAGTACCGCTCCTACTTCATGGAGTCCCTGGTGGATGCCCGCATGCTTGACCACCTCACCAAGAAGGATCTTAGAGGACAGCTAAAAATGGTGGACAGCTTTCACAG GAATAGTTTTCAGTGCGGAGTGATGTGTCTGAGGAGGCTCAACTACGACAGAAAGGAtctggagaggaggagggaagagaCCCAGCTGGAGTTTAAAG ATGTACTCGTATGGAGTAACGAGCGTGTGATCAGCTGGGTTCAGGCCATTGGACTGAAAGAGTACAGTGGAAACCTCTACGAGAGTGGAGTCCACGGAGCACTGATTGCCCTCGATGAATCGTTTGATCACAACGCTCTAGCTCTACTGCTGCAGATCCCTACACAGaacacacag GCCAGAACAACTCTTGAGCGTGAGTACAACAGTCTGCTGGCCATAGGCACAGACAGGAGAATGGAGGAG GATGACGATAAAAACTTTCGCCGAGCTCCCTCATGGCGGAAGAAGTTCCGACCCAAAGACATGAGGGGAATGTCCTTGGGTGCGTCAGACACCCTTCCTGCCAACTTTCGAGTGACCAGTAGCACCGTGGCGTCTCCTTCCACGCAGCCAAAGAGGAGCCCGATGGATG GTAACCGCTGGTCAGACGATGAAGGGGAGTTCCCCAAGTATAAGACCAGGATGAtgaactga
- the ppfia1 gene encoding liprin-alpha-1 isoform X6, protein MMCEVMPTISEAEGPGGGGGSGRRGSGSPLQSDSEGHFESLMVSMLEERDRLLETLRETQENLGLTQSKLHEVSHERDSLQRQLNTALPQEFAALTKELNVCREQLLEKEEEIAELKAERNNTRLLLEHLECLVSRHERSLRMTVVKRQAQSPAGVSSEVEVLKALKSLFEHHKALDEKVRERLRVALERCSALEEQLTMSHKELAYLREQNGQKRGLADGTSEVNHNSENTPSTNGKRSSDGSLSQEEESGPGFGKVSELQEVVDRQTADLGQMKERIAAMASRVSELEEDLDTARKDLIKSEDMNTRLQRDLRESMAQKEDMEERITTLEKRYLAAQREATSVHDLNDKLENEVANKEALYRQTEERNRQLQEKLELAEQKLQQTLRKAETLPEVEAELAQRVAALTKCVLCGSKGAQIQKKAEERHGNVEERLRQLEAQLEEKNQELLRARQREKMNEEHNKRLSETVDKLLSESNERLQLHLKERMSALEDKNALIRELEHTKKLIEDSHHEKEQLLIQIETMRAENEHGRSRSNSLLHGRSQLGSTPDFRYPVSASSMMDSNSDHYGSALVLRRPQKGRLAALRDEPSKVQTLNEQEWERMQQANVLANVAQAFESDMDASDLEEDRETVFSSVDLLSPGGQADAQTLALMLQEQLDAINNEIRMIQEEKDSTAIRAEEIECRVGSGDSLGGRFRSMSSIPPSLCAGSSLGGSPPGSGHSTPRRIPRSPNRELDRMGVMTLSAQDDKATIRCETSPPTTPRSMRLNRDAGHAASQEDIRDIRGLAGLQDGQGSNPSSSNSSQDSLNKAAKKKSIKSSIGRLFGKKEKGRPSIPGKDSPSQAGTPEAESSPKDGLGMGTLGGPAEKNRKLQKNPKTGHELLEEARRQGLPFAQWDGPTVVVWLELWVGMPAWYVAACRANVKSGAIMSALSDTEIQREIGISNPLHRLKLRLAIQEIMSLTSPSAPPTSRTTTGNVWVTHEEMESLAATPPTEDDEGSWAQTLAYGDMNHEWIGNEWLPSLGLPQYRSYFMESLVDARMLDHLTKKDLRGQLKMVDSFHRNSFQCGVMCLRRLNYDRKDLERRREETQLEFKDVLVWSNERVISWVQAIGLKEYSGNLYESGVHGALIALDESFDHNALALLLQIPTQNTQARTTLEREYNSLLAIGTDRRMEEDDDKNFRRAPSWRKKFRPKDMRGMSLGASDTLPANFRVTSSTVASPSTQPKRSPMDGNRWSDDEGEFPKYKTRMMN, encoded by the exons CTCCTGCTGGAACACTTGGAGTGCCTGGTTTCTCGGCATGAGCGCAGTCTGAGGATGACAGTGGTGAAGAGGCAGGCTCAGTCTCCAGCAGGCGTGTCAAGTGAAGTGGAGGTGCTCAAGGCCCTTAAGTCACTTTTTGAACATCACAAAGCCCTCGATGAGAAG GTGAGGGAGCGACTACGTGTTGCTTTGGAAAGATGCAGCGCTTTGGAGGAACAGCTTACCATGTCTCACAAAGAG TTGGCTTACCTCAGGGAACAGAACGGCCAGAAAAGAGGTTTGGCAGATGGAACCAGTGAGGTCAACCACAACTCTGAAAACACACCAAGCACTAATGGCAAG CGGTCGTCAGATGGTTCATTGAGCCAGGAGGAGGAGTCGGGACCTGGGTTCGGGAAGGTTAGTGAGCTTCAGGAAGTGGTGGACCGTCAGACGGCCGATCTGGGTCAGATGAAGGAGCGCATTGCTGCTATGGCCTCACGTGTCAGTGAGCTGGAGGAAGACCTGGACACAGCCCGAAAAGACCTCATTAAATCTGAAGACATGAATACACGGCTACAGAGAGACCTGAGGGAG tcaATGGCACAGAAGGAAGACATGGAGGAGAGGATCACAACCCTGGAAAAGCGCTACCTGGCAGCACAACGGGAGGCTACCTCCGTCCACGACCTCAACGACAAGCTGGAGAATGAAGTGGCCAACAAGGAGGCTCTTTACAGACAA ACCGAGGAGAGAAACCGACAACTCCAGGAGAAACTGGAGCTCGCTGAGCAGAAGCTGCAGCAGACTCTTCGCAAGGCAGAAACTCTGCCTGAGGTGGAAGCAGAATTAGCCCAAAGGGTAGCTGCTCTTACAAAG TGTGTTCTGTGTGGCTCTAAAGGTGCTCAGATTCAGAAGAAG GCAGAAGAACGTCATGGCAATGTTGAAGAGAGATTGAGGCAGCTGGAGGCTCAGCTGGAGGAGAAGAACCAGGAACTGCTAAGG GCACGGCAGCGagagaaaatgaatgaggagCACAACAAGCGTCTATCTGAAACAGTGGACAAGCTTCTCTCGGAGTCGAATGAGAGACTTCAACTTCACCTCAAAGAGAGGATGTCTGCTCTGGAGGATAAG aATGCCCTGATAAGAGAACTGGAGCACACCAAGAAATTGATTGAGGACTCTCACCATGAAAAG gaacaACTTCTGATCCAAATTGAGACTATGAGGGCAGAGAACGAGCACGGTAGGAGCCGGAGCAACTCCTTACTACACGG TCGCTCTCAGCTGGGTAGCACGCCAGATTTTAGATATCCAGTGTCAGCTTCATCAATGATGGACAGTAACTCGGACCATTATGGTAGTGCTCTGGTGCTGAGACGGCCTCAGAAGGGACGATTGGCAGCTCTTCGGGACGAGCCGTCCAAG GTGCAGACTTTGAATGAGCAGGAGTGGGAGCGCATGCAGCAGGCCAACGTTCTGGCAAATGTGGCCCAGGCTTTTGAGAGTGACATGGACGCCTCAGACctagaggaagacagagagacagtttTCAGCTCTGTGGACCTGCTGTCCCCTGGTGGCCAGGCCGACGCACAGACTCTTGCCCTAATGCTGCAGGAGCAGTTGGATGCTATCAACAATGAAATCAG AATGATCCAGGAGGAGAAGGACAGCACAGCCATTCGGGCAGAGGAGATTGAGTGCAGAGTAGGCAGCGGTGACAGCCTTGGAGGACGTTTCCGCTCTATGAGCTCCATCCCTCCATCACTGTGTGCAGGCTCATCGTTGGGTGGCTCTCCCCCGGGCTCTGGCCACTCCACCCCCAGACGCATTCCCCGTAGCCCCAACAGAGAGCTAGACCGCATGGGTGTCATGACCTTG TCGGCTCAGGATGACAAGGCCACTATCCGATGTGAGACTTCACCACCGACCACTCCACGCTCCATGCGCCTGAACAGAGATGCAGGACATGCTGCCAGCCAGGAAGACATTAGAGACATTCGTGG TCTGGCTGGTCTGCAGGACGGCCAAGGTAGTAACCCCAGCAGTAGTAATAGCAGCCAGGACTCCCTCAACAAAGCAGCCAAGAAGAAGAGCATCAAGTCTTCCATTGGACGCCTGTTTGGAAAGAAGGAGAAGGGCCGACCCAGCATTCCCGGCAAGGACTCACCTAGCCAAG CTGGCACTCCTGAGGCAGAGAGCTCTCCCAAAGATGGCCTAGGAATGGGCACGCTGGGAGGCCCTGCGGAGAAGAACAGGAAGCTGCAGAAAAA TCCAAAGACAGG GCATGAATTACTAGAAGAGGCTCGCAGGCAGGGCCTTCCATTCGCCCAGTGGGATGGACCAACTGTTGTCGTTTGGCTGGAG CTGTGGGTGGGCATGCCAGCCTGGTATGTGGCTGCATGTCGTGCCAATGTAAAGAGTGGAGCCATTATGTCGGCACTGTCAGACACAGAGATCCAAAGGGAGATTGGAATCAGCAACCCGTTACATCGCCTGAAACTTCGCCTGGCCATCCAGGAGATCATGTCTCTCACCAGCCCTTCTGCTCCACCCACCTCAAGAACG ACCACAGGAAACGTTTGGGTCACTCATGAAGAAATGGAAAGTTTGGCAGCCACACCTCCCACG GAGGATGACGAGGGTAGCTGGGCCCAG ACACTGGCATATGGAGACATGAACCACGAGTGGATAGGTAATGAGTGGCTACCCAGTCTGGGCTTGCCACAGTACCGCTCCTACTTCATGGAGTCCCTGGTGGATGCCCGCATGCTTGACCACCTCACCAAGAAGGATCTTAGAGGACAGCTAAAAATGGTGGACAGCTTTCACAG GAATAGTTTTCAGTGCGGAGTGATGTGTCTGAGGAGGCTCAACTACGACAGAAAGGAtctggagaggaggagggaagagaCCCAGCTGGAGTTTAAAG ATGTACTCGTATGGAGTAACGAGCGTGTGATCAGCTGGGTTCAGGCCATTGGACTGAAAGAGTACAGTGGAAACCTCTACGAGAGTGGAGTCCACGGAGCACTGATTGCCCTCGATGAATCGTTTGATCACAACGCTCTAGCTCTACTGCTGCAGATCCCTACACAGaacacacag GCCAGAACAACTCTTGAGCGTGAGTACAACAGTCTGCTGGCCATAGGCACAGACAGGAGAATGGAGGAG GATGACGATAAAAACTTTCGCCGAGCTCCCTCATGGCGGAAGAAGTTCCGACCCAAAGACATGAGGGGAATGTCCTTGGGTGCGTCAGACACCCTTCCTGCCAACTTTCGAGTGACCAGTAGCACCGTGGCGTCTCCTTCCACGCAGCCAAAGAGGAGCCCGATGGATG GTAACCGCTGGTCAGACGATGAAGGGGAGTTCCCCAAGTATAAGACCAGGATGAtgaactga